In one Haloplanus salinus genomic region, the following are encoded:
- a CDS encoding phosphoglycerate kinase, which translates to MFKTLDDIGSGKRVLVRLDLNSPVEDGIVKDNRRFVRHARTVRELLEAGHRVVVMAHQGRPGRDSFIPLDQHADLLAEYVEHPIAFVDDVYGDPAVDAIRSLDAGEILMLENVRMCDDELPEKPPEAHADSEFVRTLADEFDCYVDDAYSVAHRSHASIVGFPLVLPAYAGRVMAAEYEANSSIANRAFDGPVTMVLGGAKATDVIDVMSALDDEIDHYLLGGIVGELFLRAAGYDVGFDVGDGELYDHQWANNEDRIRELLAERGDRINLPVDLAYEGATGERAERPVDGVSKTQPLLDVGSDTVERYAALVEDSAAVFVKGALGVFEDERFSHGTVGLLETIATTDCFSVIGGGDTSRAIELYGLDEDYFSHVSIAGGAYVRALTGQSLPGVEVLERGRAE; encoded by the coding sequence ATGTTCAAGACGCTCGACGACATCGGGTCCGGGAAACGCGTCCTCGTTCGGCTCGATCTCAACTCGCCGGTCGAAGACGGCATCGTCAAGGACAACCGGCGGTTCGTACGCCACGCCCGGACCGTCCGGGAACTCCTCGAGGCCGGCCACCGCGTCGTCGTCATGGCCCACCAGGGCCGGCCGGGCCGGGACTCCTTCATCCCGCTCGACCAGCACGCGGACCTCCTCGCGGAGTACGTCGAGCATCCCATCGCGTTCGTCGACGACGTGTACGGCGACCCGGCCGTCGACGCCATCCGCTCGCTCGACGCCGGCGAGATACTCATGCTCGAGAACGTCCGGATGTGCGACGACGAGTTGCCCGAGAAACCCCCCGAGGCCCACGCCGACAGCGAGTTCGTCCGCACGCTCGCCGACGAATTCGACTGCTACGTCGACGACGCCTACTCCGTCGCCCACCGCTCGCACGCCTCCATCGTCGGCTTTCCGCTCGTCCTTCCCGCCTACGCCGGGCGCGTCATGGCAGCCGAGTACGAGGCCAACTCGAGCATCGCCAACCGGGCGTTCGACGGCCCGGTGACGATGGTGCTCGGCGGCGCGAAAGCCACCGACGTCATCGACGTGATGAGCGCGCTCGACGACGAAATCGATCACTACCTCCTCGGTGGTATCGTCGGCGAACTCTTCCTCCGCGCCGCCGGCTACGACGTCGGCTTCGACGTCGGCGACGGCGAACTGTACGACCACCAGTGGGCGAACAACGAGGACCGCATCCGCGAACTCCTCGCGGAGCGGGGCGACCGGATCAACCTCCCCGTCGATCTGGCGTACGAAGGCGCGACCGGCGAACGCGCCGAACGCCCCGTCGACGGCGTGTCGAAGACCCAGCCCCTCCTCGACGTCGGCTCCGACACCGTCGAGCGATACGCCGCCCTCGTCGAGGACTCCGCGGCCGTGTTCGTCAAGGGCGCCCTCGGCGTCTTCGAGGACGAACGCTTCTCCCACGGCACCGTCGGTCTCCTCGAAACCATCGCCACCACCGACTGTTTCTCCGTCATCGGCGGCGGCGACACCTCCCGTGCGATCGAACTCTACGGCCTCGACGAGGATTACTTCTCCCACGTCTCCATCGCCGGCGGCGCTTACGTCCGCGCGCTCACGGGGCAGTCACTCCCCGGCGTCGAGGTGCTGGAACGGGGACGGGCCGAGTGA
- a CDS encoding aminopeptidase, with the protein MSDPLREAAETAIGQCMALGAEESCAVVTDDERLPIGDTLYEVARSVTDDAVLLRYPPGEQHGTEPPAPVAAAMADADVVLAPTTKSLSHTRARKRACDAGARAATLPGITEDVMIAGLDADYEAIARGCREVLEQVADADAVRVTTPAGTDLTVEPGDREWLTDTGMVHDPGDFSNLPAGETFVSPETATGTYVVDGTMMPHGLVDEPLRFEVEDGYVTHISDDAVREQIDAAREEVGDAAANLAELGIGTNVGVTELVGSVLLDEKAAGTVHVAIGDDASIGGDTEAPLHLDGIIREPTVYADGEVVDLPAVER; encoded by the coding sequence ATGTCAGACCCACTCCGCGAGGCCGCCGAGACGGCGATCGGCCAGTGCATGGCGCTCGGCGCCGAGGAGTCCTGTGCCGTCGTCACCGACGACGAGCGACTGCCCATCGGCGACACACTCTACGAGGTGGCGCGGTCGGTGACCGACGACGCCGTCCTCCTGCGCTACCCGCCGGGCGAGCAACACGGCACCGAACCCCCCGCCCCCGTCGCGGCGGCGATGGCCGACGCCGACGTGGTGCTCGCCCCGACGACGAAGAGCCTGAGTCACACTCGCGCACGCAAGCGCGCCTGTGACGCCGGCGCCCGCGCCGCCACCCTCCCCGGCATCACCGAGGACGTGATGATCGCCGGCTTAGACGCCGACTACGAGGCCATCGCCCGAGGCTGTCGCGAGGTGCTCGAACAGGTCGCGGACGCCGACGCGGTACGGGTGACCACGCCCGCGGGGACCGATCTCACGGTCGAACCGGGCGACCGCGAGTGGCTCACCGACACCGGGATGGTCCACGACCCCGGCGACTTCTCCAACCTGCCCGCCGGCGAAACGTTCGTCAGCCCCGAGACGGCGACCGGCACCTACGTCGTCGACGGGACGATGATGCCCCACGGCCTCGTCGACGAACCGCTCCGGTTCGAGGTCGAAGACGGGTACGTCACCCACATCTCGGACGACGCAGTGCGCGAACAGATCGACGCCGCCCGCGAGGAGGTGGGGGATGCCGCCGCCAACCTCGCCGAACTCGGCATCGGGACGAACGTCGGCGTGACGGAACTGGTCGGCTCGGTCCTCTTGGACGAGAAGGCCGCGGGCACCGTCCACGTCGCCATCGGCGACGACGCGAGCATCGGCGGCGACACGGAGGCGCCGCTCCACCTCGACGGGATCATCCGGGAGCCGACGGTGTACGCGGACGGGGAGGTCGTCGATCTCCCGGCGGTCGAACGGTGA
- a CDS encoding type II glyceraldehyde-3-phosphate dehydrogenase gives MTQVGVNGYGTIGKRVADAVAAQPDMELVGVAKTRPNFEAETAVRKGYPLYAAVPERVDRFAEEGLDIAGEAGDLVAAADVVVDCTPSGVGAENAALYDDHDTPAIFQGGEDAGVAEVSFNARANFDDAVGADSARVVSCNTTGLSRILAPLEEEYGVEKARVTLVRRGGDPGQTGRGPIDDILPDPVTIPSHHGPDVNTVFPDLDIDTLGMKVPATLMHTHSVNLTLESDADADDVRDLFADETRLFQIPAGADIDGAGKLKEFAHDAGRPRGDLWENCIWAESVTVEGRDLYLFQAIHQESDVVPENVDAVRALRGDADAAESRATTEDAMGVGIDY, from the coding sequence ATGACACAGGTCGGCGTCAACGGCTATGGAACCATCGGCAAGCGCGTCGCGGACGCAGTGGCGGCACAACCGGACATGGAACTCGTCGGCGTCGCGAAGACCCGGCCGAACTTCGAGGCCGAGACCGCCGTGCGGAAGGGCTACCCCCTCTACGCCGCCGTCCCGGAGCGGGTCGACCGCTTCGCCGAGGAGGGTCTCGACATCGCCGGCGAGGCCGGCGACCTCGTCGCCGCCGCGGACGTGGTCGTCGACTGCACCCCCTCGGGGGTCGGCGCCGAGAACGCCGCGCTCTACGACGACCACGACACCCCCGCCATCTTCCAGGGTGGCGAGGACGCCGGCGTGGCCGAGGTGAGCTTCAACGCCCGGGCGAACTTCGACGACGCCGTCGGCGCCGACTCCGCGCGCGTCGTCTCCTGTAACACCACGGGACTCTCCCGCATCCTCGCCCCGCTGGAGGAGGAGTACGGCGTCGAGAAGGCCCGGGTGACGCTGGTGCGTCGCGGCGGCGACCCCGGACAGACCGGTCGCGGACCCATCGACGACATCCTGCCCGACCCGGTGACCATCCCCTCGCACCACGGGCCGGACGTGAACACGGTCTTCCCGGACCTCGACATCGACACGCTGGGCATGAAGGTCCCGGCGACGCTGATGCACACCCACAGCGTCAACCTGACGCTCGAATCGGACGCGGACGCCGACGACGTGCGCGACCTGTTCGCCGACGAGACGCGCCTGTTCCAGATTCCGGCCGGCGCCGACATCGACGGCGCGGGGAAGCTGAAGGAGTTCGCCCACGACGCCGGCCGACCGCGGGGCGACCTCTGGGAGAACTGCATCTGGGCGGAGTCGGTCACCGTCGAGGGCCGCGACCTCTACCTGTTTCAGGCCATCCATCAAGAGAGCGACGTGGTGCCCGAAAACGTCGACGCCGTCCGGGCCCTCCGGGGCGACGCCGACGCCGCGGAGAGCAGGGCGACGACCGAGGACGCGATGGGCGTCGGCATCGACTACTGA
- a CDS encoding Hsp20/alpha crystallin family protein, giving the protein MRGDDRDDPFGDIFDEIERMMNEMTGAGAVGDGSGFTSETHVDIYEEEDEVRLVADLPGVEKEAIKLKCDGKTLTISATSPHREYDERVRLPARVDEHSAAASFNNGILEVTVDKVGDSAAIDVE; this is encoded by the coding sequence ATGAGAGGCGACGACCGTGACGACCCGTTCGGCGACATTTTCGACGAGATCGAACGGATGATGAACGAGATGACCGGTGCCGGGGCCGTCGGTGACGGCTCCGGCTTCACCTCCGAGACCCACGTCGACATCTACGAAGAGGAGGACGAAGTGCGACTCGTCGCCGACCTACCTGGCGTCGAGAAAGAGGCGATCAAGCTGAAGTGTGACGGCAAGACCCTCACCATCAGCGCTACCTCCCCCCACCGGGAGTACGACGAGCGGGTTCGGCTCCCCGCACGCGTCGACGAACACTCCGCCGCCGCCAGTTTCAACAACGGTATCCTCGAAGTCACCGTCGACAAGGTGGGCGACTCCGCCGCCATCGACGTGGAGTAG
- a CDS encoding ATP-grasp domain-containing protein yields the protein MLRLAVTSRAETFDRLQEPLADRGIEVAHLPAEGRTVALDTPPAEAFDVGFVFPTRTQSGAALSALHSLPWVNGRDAVLTSRNKGGVLATLGAAGLPVPETTMVASPIDDAALADAADRLGWPVVVKPNSTTRGTGVTKATDLDSLLGIVDYLDLVHDYRATGDKTFLLQEYLPDARDYRVMVVDGAYAGAVERRLPEVDREAGRWKHNVHRGAEAVGVDLPADHRRLAERAAATLGVSYLGVDLLVTDDRAVVAETNARPTVDAATKYVPDFYDRLAKLIENAAAP from the coding sequence ATGCTCCGTCTCGCGGTGACCAGCCGCGCCGAAACGTTCGATCGTCTGCAAGAACCCCTCGCAGACCGGGGCATCGAGGTGGCACACCTCCCCGCCGAGGGGCGGACGGTCGCTCTCGACACCCCGCCGGCCGAGGCGTTCGACGTCGGCTTCGTCTTTCCCACCCGCACGCAGTCCGGCGCCGCGCTGTCGGCGCTCCACTCCCTCCCGTGGGTGAACGGCCGCGACGCCGTGCTCACGTCGCGGAACAAGGGCGGGGTCCTGGCGACTCTCGGCGCCGCTGGCCTCCCCGTCCCGGAGACGACGATGGTCGCCAGTCCCATCGACGACGCCGCCCTCGCAGACGCGGCCGACCGCCTCGGCTGGCCGGTCGTCGTCAAGCCAAACTCGACGACCCGCGGGACCGGCGTGACGAAGGCGACCGACCTCGACTCCCTACTTGGCATCGTCGACTATCTCGACCTCGTCCACGACTACCGCGCGACCGGCGACAAGACCTTCCTCCTCCAGGAGTACCTGCCCGACGCCCGCGACTACCGGGTGATGGTCGTCGACGGCGCGTACGCGGGCGCGGTGGAGCGGCGGCTTCCCGAGGTCGACCGCGAGGCCGGGCGCTGGAAGCACAACGTCCACCGGGGCGCCGAGGCGGTGGGCGTCGACCTTCCCGCCGACCACCGGCGTCTCGCCGAACGCGCGGCGGCGACGCTCGGCGTGTCGTATCTGGGCGTCGACCTCCTCGTCACCGACGACCGGGCCGTCGTCGCGGAGACGAACGCGCGGCCGACGGTCGACGCGGCGACGAAGTACGTGCCGGACTTCTACGACCGGCTGGCGAAACTGATCGAGAACGCAGCGGCGCCGTAG
- a CDS encoding NAD(P)-binding protein, with the protein MRLQSTLSTRAESTESGTDAEYVVLGGGHVGASVARSIRASGHTVTFVDETHDPDDLPGVRGDPTDRRTLDAAGITDAATVVVAMPRDRRSLLVAGLVRANFGVADVRVLVRTPERCDLVADAGHEPICATTALSDAVVADLEVLREPA; encoded by the coding sequence ATGCGACTGCAATCGACCCTATCCACGAGAGCGGAATCGACCGAGTCCGGGACGGACGCGGAGTACGTCGTCCTCGGCGGCGGCCACGTCGGTGCGTCGGTGGCTCGCTCCATACGTGCTTCGGGACACACCGTAACCTTCGTCGACGAGACGCACGACCCGGACGACCTGCCGGGCGTTCGGGGCGATCCGACCGACCGACGAACGCTCGACGCGGCGGGCATCACCGACGCCGCGACGGTCGTCGTCGCGATGCCGCGGGATCGACGGAGCCTGCTCGTCGCCGGCCTCGTCCGCGCCAACTTCGGCGTCGCCGACGTGCGTGTGCTGGTACGGACGCCCGAGCGGTGTGACCTCGTCGCCGACGCCGGCCACGAACCGATCTGTGCGACCACCGCGCTGTCCGATGCCGTCGTGGCCGACCTGGAGGTGCTCCGAGAACCTGCATGA
- a CDS encoding response regulator, which produces MGEPIHVLHVDDDPDFVALAATFLEREDERFAVETATNVAAGLDRLAETSVDCIVSDYDMPARNGIEFLETVREEHPKLPFVLFTGRGSEDIASRAISAGVTEYLQKGRGTDQYTVLANRITNGVRAFRAETAVDRSEERYHNLVDTAPIPIIVFGRDRELVYSNDAAVDFFRAEDPAALEGRTVTDFLHPGDRELALTRFERLIEEAEPLPGTEFRLVTVDGDVKRATVATAPGYYRGRKVAQAMAYR; this is translated from the coding sequence ATGGGCGAACCGATCCACGTCCTCCACGTCGACGACGACCCGGACTTCGTGGCGTTGGCCGCGACGTTTCTCGAACGCGAGGACGAGCGGTTCGCCGTCGAGACGGCGACGAACGTCGCGGCGGGCCTAGATCGGCTCGCCGAGACGAGCGTCGACTGTATCGTCTCGGACTACGACATGCCGGCACGGAACGGCATCGAGTTCCTCGAAACGGTCCGCGAGGAGCATCCGAAACTCCCGTTCGTCCTCTTCACCGGACGCGGCTCGGAGGACATCGCCAGCCGGGCGATTTCGGCCGGCGTCACCGAGTATCTCCAGAAGGGTCGGGGGACGGATCAGTATACGGTGCTGGCCAATCGGATCACGAACGGCGTCCGGGCCTTCCGGGCGGAGACGGCCGTCGACCGGAGCGAGGAGCGCTATCACAACCTCGTCGACACCGCTCCGATCCCGATCATCGTCTTCGGGCGCGACCGGGAGCTAGTCTACTCGAACGACGCGGCGGTCGACTTTTTCCGCGCCGAGGACCCCGCGGCACTCGAGGGGCGAACGGTCACCGACTTCCTCCATCCGGGCGACAGGGAACTCGCGCTCACGCGCTTCGAACGCCTCATCGAGGAAGCGGAGCCGCTGCCGGGGACCGAGTTCCGCCTCGTGACGGTCGACGGCGACGTCAAGCGCGCCACCGTCGCGACCGCGCCCGGCTACTACCGGGGACGGAAGGTCGCACAGGCGATGGCGTACCGATAG
- a CDS encoding Lrp/AsnC family transcriptional regulator has protein sequence MRDGKLDATDRSILYYLQQDARRTSSSDIAEQLDLSPSTVRTRINKLEESGIIRGYHIDIDYDRAGYPLYTKIICTAPVPKRDTLANSAQEIHGVTAVREIMTGKRNVYVNAIGQTHDDLNRIASELDELGLDIVDEQIIRDEYVCPYHGFLADEVDE, from the coding sequence ATGAGAGACGGCAAACTGGATGCGACCGATCGCTCCATCCTCTACTACCTCCAGCAGGACGCCCGCCGAACGTCGTCGAGCGACATCGCGGAGCAACTGGACCTCTCGCCGAGCACCGTCCGGACGCGGATCAACAAACTCGAGGAGAGCGGGATCATCCGGGGCTACCACATCGACATCGACTACGACCGCGCGGGCTACCCGCTCTACACGAAGATCATCTGCACGGCGCCGGTCCCGAAACGGGATACGCTCGCGAACAGCGCGCAGGAGATACACGGTGTCACTGCGGTCCGAGAGATCATGACCGGCAAGCGGAACGTGTACGTGAACGCCATCGGGCAGACCCACGACGACCTCAATCGGATCGCAAGCGAACTGGACGAACTCGGCCTCGACATCGTCGACGAGCAGATCATCCGCGACGAGTACGTCTGTCCGTACCACGGATTTCTCGCCGACGAGGTCGACGAGTAG
- the ppc gene encoding phosphoenolpyruvate carboxylase encodes MDLHHRTVRQDVRELGALLGDVLAEQSSTEAFEAVEELRTAAIDYRDGTLPSREPLRTALGSLDSDLEGAAARAFTAYFELINIAEERERVRAIRRDEQEGRIEDGQTETVASLIDRDADAETVQQVLDDVLIEPTFTAHPTEARRKTIKAKLRTITQLIEALDERRLTDAERRTSWERLEAEVTSLWQTPQVRDRAPDPQDEARNVQWYLENTLFDVVGDVYADLEETLAESYPEVDVPKLFEFRSWAGSDRDGNPAVTVDVTSETLERQRSVVLSKYRDELKRLSGILSQDAAWITPGERFEASLVADRERFPDVADAAQERYPHEFYRQKLKLMRERLERVDDVRPGGYADADELVDDLEAIGESLRLNDAGSIANVYVDPLIRKVETFGFALASLDLRDHQQNHTRTVGELLAGQGVAYRDLDEAGRIETLTEAIMQDADVVDLADPGDVSDTAARVCERFEALHRWQREYGADAIDTYCISMTEEPSHVLEVLFLADQAGVVSLPEYSGLDVVPLLETERALDGARRIMGTLFENEAYSAALDCRGDTQEIMLGYSDSNKENGFLAANWSLYRNQRRLADITDEFGVRMRLFHGRGGSISRGGGPMHEAMLALPVDTVTGEIKFTEQGEAIAEKYGNPRIAERNLERMLDAQTRARHQALDGPAEGTPDAWTDAMATMAPTARTAYTDLLETEGFIPYFETATPITVIEDLNLGSRPASRSGDRTVEDLRAIPWVFSWTQARCIIPGWYGLATGIDAYLDDGGSMETLRSMYERWPFFRTTLDNAAQAMAKTDMEIAEEYANLAPADLRERFFPRIRAEHERAVELVLEITERDDPLRRPWFRESLDRRNPYVDPLNYLQTRLLARDERSPVEERTLRLTVKGIAAGMKSTG; translated from the coding sequence ATGGACCTCCACCACAGAACGGTCCGACAGGACGTCCGCGAACTCGGGGCGCTCCTCGGCGACGTACTGGCGGAGCAGTCTTCGACCGAGGCGTTCGAAGCGGTCGAGGAACTCCGCACCGCAGCTATCGACTACCGCGACGGGACGCTCCCGTCGCGTGAACCCCTCCGGACGGCGCTCGGCTCGCTCGACTCCGACCTCGAGGGTGCCGCCGCGCGCGCGTTCACCGCCTACTTCGAACTTATCAACATCGCGGAGGAGCGCGAGCGGGTGCGCGCCATCCGCCGCGACGAACAGGAGGGGCGCATCGAGGACGGGCAGACGGAGACGGTGGCCTCGCTGATCGACCGCGACGCCGACGCCGAGACGGTCCAGCAGGTGCTCGACGACGTACTCATCGAGCCGACGTTCACCGCCCATCCGACCGAAGCCCGTCGCAAGACGATCAAGGCGAAGCTTCGGACGATCACCCAACTCATCGAGGCCCTCGACGAGCGGCGGCTGACCGACGCCGAACGCCGGACCTCGTGGGAGCGGCTGGAAGCCGAGGTGACGAGCCTCTGGCAGACCCCTCAGGTCCGCGACCGGGCGCCCGACCCCCAAGACGAGGCCCGCAACGTGCAGTGGTATCTGGAGAACACGCTGTTCGACGTGGTGGGGGATGTCTACGCCGACTTGGAGGAGACGCTCGCCGAGTCCTACCCCGAGGTGGACGTGCCCAAACTCTTCGAGTTTCGGTCGTGGGCGGGAAGCGACCGCGACGGCAACCCCGCGGTGACCGTCGACGTGACGAGCGAGACGCTGGAGCGCCAGCGCTCCGTCGTGCTCTCGAAGTACCGCGACGAACTGAAGCGGCTCTCGGGCATCCTGAGCCAGGACGCCGCGTGGATCACCCCCGGCGAGCGTTTCGAGGCGTCGCTCGTCGCCGACCGCGAACGGTTCCCGGACGTGGCGGACGCGGCCCAGGAGCGCTACCCGCACGAGTTCTACCGGCAGAAACTGAAGCTGATGCGCGAACGCCTCGAACGCGTCGACGACGTGCGCCCCGGCGGCTACGCCGACGCCGACGAACTCGTCGACGACTTGGAGGCGATCGGCGAGAGCCTGCGGCTCAACGACGCCGGCTCCATCGCGAACGTCTACGTCGACCCATTGATCCGGAAAGTGGAGACGTTCGGCTTCGCGCTCGCGAGCCTCGACCTGCGCGATCACCAGCAAAACCACACGCGGACCGTCGGCGAACTGCTGGCGGGTCAGGGCGTCGCGTACCGCGACCTCGACGAGGCCGGCCGGATCGAGACCCTCACCGAGGCGATCATGCAGGACGCCGACGTGGTCGACCTCGCCGATCCGGGCGACGTGAGCGACACGGCCGCGCGTGTCTGTGAGCGCTTCGAGGCGCTCCACCGCTGGCAGCGCGAATACGGCGCCGACGCGATCGACACCTACTGTATCAGCATGACCGAGGAGCCGAGCCACGTCCTCGAAGTGCTCTTTCTCGCCGATCAGGCGGGCGTCGTCTCCCTGCCGGAGTACAGCGGCCTCGACGTCGTCCCCCTGCTCGAGACCGAACGCGCCCTCGACGGTGCCCGGCGCATCATGGGCACGCTGTTCGAGAACGAGGCGTATTCGGCCGCCCTCGACTGCCGGGGCGACACCCAGGAGATCATGCTCGGGTACTCCGACTCCAACAAGGAGAACGGCTTCCTCGCGGCCAACTGGAGCCTCTACCGGAACCAGCGGCGCCTCGCCGACATCACCGACGAGTTCGGCGTCCGAATGCGGCTGTTCCACGGCCGCGGCGGCTCCATCTCCCGGGGTGGCGGCCCGATGCACGAGGCGATGCTCGCGCTCCCTGTCGACACCGTCACCGGCGAGATCAAGTTCACCGAACAGGGTGAGGCCATCGCGGAGAAGTACGGCAACCCCCGGATCGCCGAGCGTAACCTCGAACGGATGCTGGACGCGCAAACCCGCGCCCGCCACCAGGCCCTCGACGGCCCGGCCGAGGGGACGCCGGACGCGTGGACCGACGCGATGGCGACGATGGCGCCCACGGCGCGGACGGCCTACACCGACCTCCTGGAGACGGAGGGGTTCATCCCCTACTTCGAGACGGCGACGCCCATCACCGTCATCGAGGATCTCAACCTCGGCTCACGACCCGCCTCCCGGTCCGGCGACCGAACCGTCGAGGACCTGCGAGCCATCCCGTGGGTGTTCTCGTGGACCCAGGCCCGGTGTATCATCCCCGGATGGTACGGGCTGGCGACGGGGATCGACGCTTACCTCGACGACGGCGGCTCGATGGAGACGCTCCGGAGCATGTACGAACGCTGGCCCTTCTTCCGGACCACCCTCGACAACGCCGCGCAGGCGATGGCGAAGACGGACATGGAGATCGCCGAGGAGTACGCGAACCTCGCGCCGGCGGACCTGCGCGAGCGGTTCTTCCCGCGCATCCGCGCGGAACACGAACGCGCGGTCGAACTCGTGTTGGAGATCACGGAGCGCGACGACCCGCTCCGCCGACCGTGGTTCCGCGAGAGCCTCGACCGGCGCAACCCCTACGTCGATCCGCTGAACTACCTGCAGACGCGGCTCCTCGCTCGGGACGAGCGCAGCCCTGTCGAGGAGCGCACCCTCCGTCTGACGGTCAAAGGCATCGCGGCGGGGATGAAGAGCACGGGCTGA
- a CDS encoding 50S ribosomal protein L16 produces the protein MADKPASMYREITKPSYTRREYITGIPGSKIAQHNMGNLQTGPEDYPVHISLEVEEECQLRHGALEASRLSANRRLLKEVGQENYKMVLRKFPHQVIRENKQATGAGADRVSDGMRQAFGKPVGTAARIGANETVFTCYCNPEDADTVKDAFRRSYNKISPPCRIVVEKGEKLLVA, from the coding sequence ATGGCCGACAAACCCGCCTCGATGTACCGGGAGATCACCAAGCCCTCGTACACGCGACGCGAGTACATCACGGGCATCCCGGGCTCCAAGATCGCACAGCACAACATGGGGAACCTGCAGACCGGTCCCGAGGACTACCCGGTCCACATCAGCCTCGAAGTCGAAGAAGAGTGCCAGCTCCGCCACGGCGCCCTCGAAGCCTCGCGACTCTCCGCCAACCGCCGCCTCCTGAAGGAGGTCGGCCAGGAGAACTACAAGATGGTCCTCCGGAAGTTCCCCCACCAGGTCATCCGCGAGAACAAGCAGGCGACGGGTGCGGGCGCGGACCGCGTCTCCGACGGGATGCGACAGGCGTTCGGCAAGCCGGTCGGTACCGCCGCCCGCATCGGGGCCAACGAGACGGTCTTCACCTGCTACTGCAACCCCGAAGACGCCGACACGGTCAAAGACGCCTTCCGCCGCTCCTACAACAAGATTTCGCCGCCGTGCCGCATCGTCGTCGAGAAGGGCGAAAAGCTGCTCGTCGCCTGA
- a CDS encoding Gfo/Idh/MocA family protein, with amino-acid sequence MIRTAIVGLGAVAGWHEAAIERTPGAELVAVADVDGSRVERVAARTGVAGYTDLDRLLRDAPVDWVHVCTPIRTHYDLAMRCVDHGVDVLVEKPFVRTREEFERLTAAADRAGVRATVVHNQVYYPSVLDACRRIERGEFGRVHGVSVRWAEDVDPRRPDRGDWVLDLPGGEFGEGIVHPIYVGLRAAGYPADSSAVSVGRIDTTGDETVAFDGIAVSYTTADGVACTIQHHSNVPDRRRIDFAAERAHVTVDVATGSVRVQRDSYGPNASGAYPALRAAVDGLGGAVRTTVDAVADAVWRRVTDAESRHDTHSPVIRREAAAIRGRGDGPTPRAEADWANRLFTRLCDP; translated from the coding sequence GTGATACGGACCGCAATCGTCGGCCTCGGGGCGGTCGCCGGCTGGCACGAGGCCGCAATCGAGCGAACGCCCGGAGCCGAACTCGTCGCGGTGGCCGACGTCGACGGATCGCGGGTCGAGCGGGTCGCGGCACGGACGGGGGTCGCGGGATACACCGACCTCGACCGGCTGCTTCGCGACGCGCCCGTCGACTGGGTGCACGTCTGCACGCCGATCCGGACCCACTACGACCTCGCCATGCGCTGTGTCGATCACGGCGTCGACGTGTTGGTCGAGAAGCCGTTCGTCCGGACCCGTGAGGAGTTCGAGCGCCTCACGGCCGCCGCGGATCGGGCCGGCGTGCGCGCCACCGTCGTCCACAACCAGGTGTACTACCCGTCCGTGCTGGACGCGTGTCGGCGGATCGAACGCGGCGAGTTCGGCCGGGTACACGGCGTCTCGGTCCGATGGGCGGAGGACGTCGATCCGCGGCGGCCGGACCGCGGCGACTGGGTGTTGGATCTGCCGGGTGGCGAGTTCGGTGAGGGGATCGTCCATCCGATCTATGTGGGACTGCGTGCCGCCGGGTATCCGGCCGACTCGTCGGCCGTCTCGGTCGGGCGGATCGACACGACCGGGGACGAGACGGTCGCGTTCGACGGGATCGCGGTGTCGTACACGACCGCCGACGGCGTCGCCTGTACGATCCAGCACCACTCGAACGTCCCCGACCGGCGTCGGATCGACTTCGCCGCCGAACGGGCCCACGTCACGGTCGACGTCGCCACGGGGTCAGTTCGGGTACAGCGCGACAGCTACGGCCCGAACGCGTCGGGCGCGTATCCGGCGTTGCGGGCGGCCGTCGACGGTCTCGGCGGCGCCGTCCGGACCACCGTCGACGCCGTTGCCGACGCCGTGTGGCGGCGAGTGACCGACGCGGAGAGTCGCCACGACACGCACTCGCCGGTGATCCGGCGGGAGGCGGCCGCGATTCGCGGTCGGGGCGACGGACCGACGCCGCGGGCGGAGGCCGACTGGGCCAACCGCCTGTTTACGCGGCTCTGTGATCCGTAG